ATAAGGCAGTATGGGCAGTATAGGCGGCGCTgcgcaattttttttgtatctgaGGCTccaacaattattatttttgttacaatTGTTAGTGAGCGTCAGGATGGCGGTTGGACCTCAGCGAATTTGAACgaaatattaataaacataTTGTACTTTCAGTGTACTTTAGTGTATACCTTTAATAGAATCAAGGTGTACTTCTCACGGGAACGAGatattaacccgtggagcgccctaccatagagaaaaaaacacatagagtgctcactccatacatgagttttagtaccaaaaagactattagcatctagcatcgagtagcggaactatcagtactgctacttgacaatagatgtagcaccgaccggaaagtcttatgctgttgagataagactttccggtcggtgctacatctattgtgcGGAAACGGACCCTACCTACgcagttaaaaatataaaaccccCGATAAAACAGTTTAAACAGTATCGCAACAGTAGTGTTTTTCAACGGCTGGTTCTATCTATAGTTAAGAAAATTAAAACACGTTAACTGACACGCACGACTACAGCCCAATATTAactttcgtgcattccgacgACGTTTATCTTGTAAAGTTGTCAGTAGGCAGTACAAGTCACTCAGAGTTTAGTAGAGTAGAGCAATCAAGTTTAATCTGTATAAAATACGtaacgtaggtatataaataatatgttaTGTATTTAGTTATGCCATGTTGCTAATAAATCCGAACCGGTATTATCCCAACATTGAACATACCTTGTTATGACTATTTTATCAGAATTGTTTGCTAAATAAACAAAAGTCTGTTGATatcttttattttcttatttctaGATACATGTACATAATAATACTTAATACATAGTCGAAAAGAAGACAATATTACAAATTTTACTGTCTTCCTTTCAAATATTTAACTATTTCCATCGTGTCACCTTTATTAATTAGGCACAACTACTATTTACaactacctatgtataaatattattttaatacaataaacGAGAACAGACTTTAATATCTGATGAGCGAACCAAATTCAcaatctatagttcgtttttttttagcattagaaataaggtaaacaatcttgatgtgtcttttaattgaaatacacattttaaaaataagttacggcaaatatgtaacaattatgaatctaatacgataatttatattcttcagctttcataagtaatagtttttgatttttaaaaagcgtttttcaattaaaagacatgtcaacatcgcttaccttcttgcaagttctttctaatgctaaaaaaaaacgaactatagttaacGATTTTTTCACTGCCtgataaagcccttgctacacggtcgccgacaagccttctaaccgtctgtccttggtctgaccttggtcagttttggtcaaattttgttggaaacaactgtctacacggtccgtccagaccaaggccacgcggtctgaggggcttgtcggcgaccgtatAGCAAGGGCTTAAAAGTAGGGTAGTAGGGGTGAGTCCTCACTGTCCTCAGCAGGCCACCTGCGTGTAGGTCAGGCTAAAGCCGCGGTTGGCCACGTCGGGCGCGGTGGTGGCCGTGGCGCCTTCGCTGCCGTCCGTCACCACGTACAGCACGAACGGCTTGGCTCCCGCTGGACACAATTACCATTTATTAGGAGGGCTCATGGGTGAATTGCAAAAATATTGTACTGTGGCGCCCCTAGCATGGCAGTCCCCTCGgtcttaaataattatgtaggtaactatATTTTTTGCATAAAGCTTTATTAGGTATAACACCAATGTTAACGAATTATCGTTCAAAAAGAAGAGGAAGCACCGTTTGAACAGATGTTTTAGGTAACTTATTCGATCCCAAGATATAAATgactttatttagttatttgcataccttacaaacaaaccacaaaaatattaaatgcaaACCAAGTGCTTCAAAGAATGGGAAGGAATCaatacaaaaaccggccaaatgcgagtcggactcgcacacggagggttccgcaccatcaacaaaaaatagagcaaaacaagcaaaaaaacggtcacccatccaagtactgaccccgcccgacgttgcttaacatcggtcaaaaatcacgtttgttgtatgggagccccacttaaatctttattttattctgtttttagtatttgttgttatagcggcaacaggaatacatcatctgtgaacatttcaactgtctagctatcacggttcgtgagatacagcctggtgacagacggacggacagcggagtcttagtaatagggtcccgtttttaccctttgggtacggaaccctaaaaactattcaTTATTAAAACTCACTCTTGAAAATATGACAACGTCGGTTACAGTGAGACACTTACTTTGAACGGTAACGAAGCCCAGCCCGCAGAAGCGGTCGGTGTCGACGGCGAGGCCGGTGTCGACCTCTACAGGGTTGGGTATGACCACGAAGTCCGTGGTGCAGGCGCCGTCGTTCACCGCGCCCACCGTCGTGCCCAGCACGGTGTTGTCCGCGCCCTCCACGTCCCCGGTCAACGTGAACGAGTAGATGTCAGatgtcttcaaaaataataaacataaaaataaaaaacattgattttaatttcttaaTTTGAAAAGGGGCTCAAGTAATATTTCcacttaagaggcaacaggagtggtcatttctccatacaaacgtactcgactgtttcctccgtgggttttgaagctagagcaatgattttttcaacactttaattttgtcaatttataatatgatagattaatattgtcaatatctgtgtcggaccgttttgctttatttgatatttttattttttaaggcgctagagcccttcaaatatGGCCAAAAtgacctaattgactatgccgcaatgagaggcgtggtattcaaaactgatatcaattagccaaaaaagcaaaacggtccgacacagataatttcataatcatttggatttccaaatttggttacgattggttaagttttggaggagaaaacagtcgagtacgaaacctcgttttttcagatttttacgcaggatttttcgccttgtccttatcgcactagttagAAACCGCTTGCGTTAGCgaaacgggtatatttacctaaaatatttaagtctCAGCTCCTATTTCGTCTTAAGCTACTATCGGGAAACGAATGCGAGAAAGTCCGCCAAGAATGCGTACAGACCAACAGAGCACCAAACTCTTGTGAGAGCGCGGTGGTCTCTTTGGTACATAGACGTATTCTATTTTAAGTAGGCATGTGTTAATGTTAATTGGTATTGCGTATTGCgagtaaataattatataaaattgtGCCCGGTAGGTGACCGTATATTTTGATTGTTGACTGTCAGAAAGTACATACAGAATTAGAGTGACATGCAAATAGTGGAATTGTTGACTGAATTATAATTACCTGAGAATATTGTATGTCGCAGTAGCCGGCCTCCATCCTGATGCATATCCCGTAGTTCAAGTTGGCGATCTGGCGTGTGCCTGTGACGAGCGAAGCGCTGAGCGCCGTGTTGGCGGCCGAGCCGTAGTTGAAACCGGAGATGGTTCCTGTGGTGCCGGTGTAGTACTGCAGGCAGCCGTTGGGTGCTGAAAcgcaatgaatgaatgaatgaattaaataaatgtgttttctttcttctttctttcttcaaTGCAGCAGTTAATATCAATAACCAATAGCCGCACAACAGTTGATGGTGGAATGGCAGGCGAGTAGATAGAAACCTGCTAATTAACCGTTACGTCGGCAAACGCTTTAAAAATAGTTTGATGTACTCGCGGCTGATACGGATCCGAGTTTCTCTGGTTGTCCAACCATTAGATAATATTTGTGCCAATGCCAATGGCGAGGTGAATGACGAAGTACCTATCCTATATACTACTATATAGGATTGACGAGTTCGAATGTGTGAACGCAAAAATCCGCACGAATGTATGTTTGAAGGGACTGACCTAATCCAGGGCAATCGCAGGCAATTTGTGTAAGCTTTACATTCCACCGTCTGCTGAATGTGGTACTCGCGGTGGCAGTGATTGTGACTGTGACTGCCGTGTCGTCGTCGAAGTCGACGAAGATGGTCTGGCCGGTGTTGTCGCCGCAGAGTGTTGGCACCTCAGTGTTGCCGCCCGTCACCGTGATGGAGTCCGTCGAGCACACGCCGTCGCCGTCCGGTTGAGCGAGCACCATGTCCAGGAAGTCGATACGGAGCTGGTGGAATAATGACGATTTAACCTTTTCGCTATAGCGTTTGATGGTTGTCTTCGGTCTTTCGAACGGCCAAAGAATACGAAACAAAAGTTGATAACAGTTAATTTCGTGGAAATGTACATTTTGTCATGGAATTCAGTCTGAGCTGGTGAGCTTTACTTAGTTACCCAGGTTGCACAAGCACATCAAtgttagtagaataaaattatgGCGTTGAGTAGTGCGACTCGAGGCGTAGTATTTTAAAAGAGCACCGGAAGAGTATATAAGTGCGGTGACCGGGAATACCTATTTGTgaacgttttttaaaatttgtgATACTATAAAACTCTACATAAAACTGCACTCAAGTCCTGAAGGCATACGGCCATCATCGTAAAtcaaaggtaaaaattaaaattactgttCTGCAAGCTATTTTCGCCTGATTTTCGCCAGTAGaaatagaaaaaagcggcaaataaaaaaaaatagtcgtAAGGGAAGGTGTGTttgttatatacttggtcaaccagatcttgacagtagaaaaaggcggcaaatttgaaaaatgtaggcgcgaagggatatcgtcccatagaaaatttgaatttcgcgcctttttttactgacaagatttggttgaccagctataatttgaatttcgcgcgccttttttttactattgacagtgggtttgccagagtatagATTTTCGATGCGCTGCGAGAGTGAGATGGTAATTCTTCCTcattctatagctggtcaagcagatcttgtcagtagaaaaaggcggcaaatttgaaaaatgtaggcgcgaaaggatattagcccatagaaaatttgaatttcgcgccttttttactgacaagatttgcttgacgagCTATAGCTTTATAGCTCCACGGTGAAATGACTGAAGATTTAATTTCTTTGCCTCTTATGGCAACACCGCGCAATCCAGAGCCGTAACAGACTACCACACCGCGACCGTGGTGCAGTGCGGTAGTCTCATCTGTTAAGGCGAGGTTAAGGCTATTATTATatccataacacactaccgcaccgcacaaAATCTTGGAGCTGGGCTTTTAAACCAGaccataaaatacaaaaaaaatggttCTATTCTCTCGACATTATATCTATGCTCTCGGCCATCTCTCGACAGTGTCAAAAATGTCGG
This genomic window from Cydia amplana chromosome Z, ilCydAmpl1.1, whole genome shotgun sequence contains:
- the LOC134661608 gene encoding uncharacterized protein LOC134661608: MILGSSLIAALAISVNYDGSDAIGSVSNREWNFDKEELDSGEAEDEGYRRGKILFPFGGSIVRFANTECSTTNTLSGTCLARRECNDLNGTITGTCASRRGRCCVVARGCGGTTNVNNTYFTSPGYPAAYAGGAACSIIVNRCSSNICQLRIDFLDMVLAQPDGDGVCSTDSITVTGGNTEVPTLCGDNTGQTIFVDFDDDTAVTVTITATASTTFSRRWNVKLTQIACDCPGLAPNGCLQYYTGTTGTISGFNYGSAANTALSASLVTGTRQIANLNYGICIRMEAGYCDIQYSQTSDIYSFTLTGDVEGADNTVLGTTVGAVNDGACTTDFVVIPNPVEVDTGLAVDTDRFCGLGFVTVQTGAKPFVLYVVTDGSEGATATTAPDVANRGFSLTYTQVAC